Proteins co-encoded in one Maylandia zebra isolate NMK-2024a linkage group LG16, Mzebra_GT3a, whole genome shotgun sequence genomic window:
- the col28a2a gene encoding collagen, type XXVIII, alpha 2a isoform X2: MFLTPLLLATALSSIWAQDFYQARKTIKNSGAKPLAANIYNDQAILDEDCSLELAFLLDSSESAKDNHEDEKQFAMNMVDRLRGVRLQTGRSLSLRVALLQYSSHVITEQTFRDWRGAENFKTQIAPIVYIGHGTYTTYAITNMTKIYLEESSPHSIKVAVLLTDGVSHPRNPDIFSAVAEAKNQGIKFFTLGITRAANEPANVANLRLLASSPASVFLRNLQDNNIVEKISTEIIGLADEDCPVAQRCACDKGERGPSGPAGKKGRPGDDGAPGPKGQKGEAGLSGVPGREGPEGKPGYRGDKGERGECGTPGIKGDRGPEGSIGERGPRGLQGLPGPHGDRGPEGPQGKQGERGPSGPPGIQGETGIGLPGPKGDMGFQGRPGPHGPPGVGEPGLPGAQGPQGVQGGKGPQGEGFPGPKGDRGLPGPRGPRGQQGVGIKGEKGELGQPGLPGPTGPIAVGIQGEKGNEGPRGPPGVRGLPGEGLPGLKGDQGLPGEHGAPGETGVGEPGPKGEPGAAGVSGLPGLPGEDGAPGQKGEPGLPGLRGSEGPQGVGTQGEKGDQGVRGIRGLHGPPGVSGPSGPKGERGIPGQQGMPGQQGRSIAGAKGDIGPAGPPGPIGETGHGLPGPKGDRGYPGLPGPAGPKGQGIPGPMGAPGQPGLPGEPGPEGVGFPGPKGDVGFRGLPGLPGPPGEGLQGPLGNVGRPGPPGPTGPQGEGIQGPKGEPGSQGMTGPRGPRGDGPPGEKGDRGLQGERGIKGTKGDMGDPGVPGEMGRPGEKGEPSLTREEIIKLIKEICGCGIKCKERPMELVFVIDSSESVGPENFEIIKDFVTRLVDRTTVGRNATRIGLVLYSLDVHLEFNLARYISKQDIKQTIRKMLYMGEGTYTGTAIRKATQEAFFSARPGVRKVAIVITDGQTDKREPVKLDVAVREAHAANIEMYALGIVNSSDPTQAEFLQELNLIASDPDSEHVYLIDDFNTLTALESKLVSQFCEDENGAFIYNHITNGHRNGNNGLSVSGNNGATTNNYNSYGNNGYIFGNNGYGNSYEEEIQNHRHTKSRGRGDTFTLPISADPLPVQVTEDDDGEDLDLRAHVRGDKHLSRVNKTTFISPGRESSVSKTTVVSSSSSSVSGISSSTLTSSSSSNSNQLQPVVIPVQPGDPRCDLSLDQGTCRDYIIRWYYDKQANACAQFWYGGCGGNGNRYETEDECKKTCVLLRRGG; the protein is encoded by the exons ATGTTTCTTACACCACTGCTGCTGGCCACAGCACTTTCCAGCATATGGGCCCAAGACTTTTACCAAGCGAGGAAAACCATCAAGAATTCTGGAGCCAAACCTCTTGCTGCAAATATCTACAATGATCAag CCATCCTTGATGAAGACTGTAGCCTGGAACTTGCCTTCCTGTTGGACAGCTCTGAGAGTGCAAAAGACAATCATGAGGATGAAAAGCAGTTTGCCATGAACATGGTGGACAGACTCCGAGGTGTCCGGCTGCAGACTGGACGCAGCTTGAGTTTGAGAGTTGCTCTGCTGCAGTACAGCAGCCACGTTATCACAGAGCAGACCTTCAGAGATTGGAGAGGAGCAGAGAATTTCAAGACCCAAATAGCCCCAATAGTCTACATTGGGCATGGCACCTACACCACGTACGCCATCACCAACATGACCAAGATTTACCTGGAAGAATCCAGCCCCCACAGCATCAAAGTAGCAGTGCTGCTTACAGATGGTGTTTCCCACCCAAGGAACCCTGACATTTTCTCTGCTGTTGCTGAAGCCAAAAACCAGGGCATCAAGTTCTTCACTTTGGGCATCACCCGAGCAGCCAATGAGCCGGCCAATGTTGCTAATCTCCGCCTCCTTGCCAGCTCCCCTGCTTCTGTCTTTCTCCGTAATTTACAGGATAATAACATAGTCGAAAAAATCTCCACTGAAATT ATTGGCTTAGCTGATgaagat TGCCCAGTGGCTCAGAGATGTGCTTGTGAcaaaggagagagaggacccaGTGGGCCTGCA GGAAAGAAAGGTCGCCCTGGTGATGATGGAGCCCCGGGGCCTAAAGGGCAAAAG GGTGAAGCAGGATTAAGTGGAGTACCCGGGCGAGAGGGTCCAGAG GGAAAACCAGGTTACAGAGGAGATAAG GGTGAGAGGGGTGAATGTGGCACTCCAGGAATCAAAGGAGACAGG GGTCCTGAGGGGTCAATAGGAGAAAGAGGACCCCGAGGCCTGCAG GGTTTACCAGGACCGCATGGAGACAGGGGACCTGAGGGCCCCCAGGGAAAGCAG GGTGAACGGGGCCCATCCGGCCCTCCAGGAATTCAAGGGGAGACTGGTATTGGGCTTCCTGGACCAAAA GGTGACATGGGATTCCAGGGCAGACCAGGTCCTCATGGTCCTCCAGGAGTGGGTGAACCCGGCCTTCCT GGGGCGCAAGGACCACAAGGTGTTCAAGGGGGAAAAGGACCCCAAGGTGAAGGGTTTCCTGGGCCAAAG GGGGATCGAGGGCTGCCAGGGCCCAGGGGACCGCGGGGACAGCAGGGTGTAGGCATCAAAGGAGAAAAG GGAGAACTGGGCCAACCAGGATTGCCAGGGCCAACTGGACCAATAGCAGTGGGCATACAGGGAGAAAAG ggaaatgaaggaccaAGAGGCCCTCCAGGAGTCAGAGGTCTTCCAGGAGAAGGTCTACCTGGGCTCAAG GGAGACCAAGGTTTACCAGGAGAGCATGGAGCTCCAGGAGAGACAGGTGTTGGTGAACCTGGGCCAAAG GGAGAACCTGGAGCGGCAGGAGTGAGTGGCCTGCCTGGTCTGCCAGGAGAAGATGGAGCTCCAGGGCAGAAG GGTGAGCCTGGTTTGCCTGGTTTAAGAGGTTCTGAGGGGCCACAAGGAGTTGGCACTCAAGGCGAGAAG GGTGACCAGGGTGTTAGGGGCATCCGTGGGTTACATGGACCTCCTGGGGTCTCAGGACCATCTGGACCAAAA GGCGAACGCGGGATACCAGGCCAGCAGGGCATGCCAGGGCAGCAGGGACGGTCCATAGCAGGTGCAAAG GGTGATATTGGTCCCGCTGGCCCACCTGGTCCTATTGGAGAAACAGGCCATGGACTACCTGGTCCAAAG GGTGATCGCGGCTATCCAGGTTTACCAGGTCCTGCTGGCCCAAAAGGCCAAGGCATCCCTGGCCCTATG GGTGCTCCAGGCCAGCCAGGACTACCAGGTGAGCCCGGCCCAGAAGGAGTGGGATTTCCTGGACCTAAG GGAGACGTTGGGTTTAGAGGATTGCCAGGTTTGCCTGGTCCGCCAGGAGAAGGCTTACAGGGACCACTA GGCAATGTTGGAAGGCCAGGTCCTCCAGGCCCAACTGGACCTCAAGGAGAAGGTATTCAAGGTCCAAAG GGTGAGCCAGGATCGCAAGGCATGACTGGGCCTAGAGGGCCTCGGGGAGATGGGCCTCCTGGAGAAAAA GGTGATCGTGGACTACAGGGTGAGAGGGGGATAAAGGGTACAAAAGGAGACATGGGAGATCCTGGAGTCCCTGGTGAAATG GGAAGGCCTGGAGAAAAGGGAGAACCAAGCCTCACT AGAGAAGAAATTATTAAGCTGATCAAAGAAATCTGTG GATGTGGCATCAAGTGCAAGGAAAGGCCAATGGAACTTGTCTTCGTCATTGACAGCTCAGAGAGTGTTGGGCCTGAGAACTTTGAGATCATCAAAGATTTCGTCACAAGGTTAGTGGATCGGACCACAGTTGGCCGCAACGCCACCAGAATTGGCCTGGTCCTCTACAGTCTGGATGTTCATTTAGAATTCAACTTGGCTCGCTACATCAGCAAGCAGGACATCAAGCAGACGATCAGAAAAATGCTTTACATGGGAGAGGGCACTTACACTGGCACTGCAATTAGAAAGGCGACTCAGGAGGCTTTCTTCAGCGCCCGCCCCGGTGTCAGAAAAGTAGCCATCGTCATCACTGATGGTCAAACTGACAAACGAGAGCCTGTCAAGCTTGATGTAGCTGTGCGGGAGGCTCACGCTGCAAACATTGAGATGTACGCCCTGGGAATTGTCAATTCCTCTGATCCAACCCAGGCTGAGTTCTTACAGGAACTCAATCTTATAGCCTCAGACCCAGACAGTGAACACGTGTACCTCATTGATGACTTCAACACGCTAACAG CACTGGAGTCCAAACTTGTCAGCCAGTTCTGTGAAGATGAAAATGGTGCCTTTATTTACAATCACATTACCAATGGACACCGGAATGGTAACAATGGGCTTAGTGTTAGTGGAAATAATGGAGCAACTACTAATAACTATAATAGCTATGGCAACAATGGTTACATTTTTGGAAACAATGGATATGGGAACAGTTATGAAGAAGAAATCCAAAACCATAGACACACCAAGAGCCGTGGCCGTGGAGACACTTTCACACTGCCCATCAGTGCCGATCCTCTTCCTGTTCAG GTAACagaggatgatgatggtgaaGATTTAGATTTAAGGGCTCACGTGCGGGGTGACAAGCATCTGTCTAGAGtcaacaaaacaacatttataTCACCTGGTAGAGAAAGTTCTGTGTCCAAAACAACTGTTgtatcatcttcatcatcatctgtATCTGGAATATCTTCATCAACACTGACTTCAAGTTCCTCCTCAAACTCAAATCAGTTACAGCCTGTGGTGATTCCAGTTCAGCCTGGAG
- the col28a2a gene encoding collagen, type XXVIII, alpha 2a isoform X1, which translates to MFLTPLLLATALSSIWAQDFYQARKTIKNSGAKPLAANIYNDQAILDEDCSLELAFLLDSSESAKDNHEDEKQFAMNMVDRLRGVRLQTGRSLSLRVALLQYSSHVITEQTFRDWRGAENFKTQIAPIVYIGHGTYTTYAITNMTKIYLEESSPHSIKVAVLLTDGVSHPRNPDIFSAVAEAKNQGIKFFTLGITRAANEPANVANLRLLASSPASVFLRNLQDNNIVEKISTEIIGLADEDCPVAQRCACDKGERGPSGPAGKKGRPGDDGAPGPKGQKGEAGLSGVPGREGPEGKPGYRGDKGERGECGTPGIKGDRGPEGSIGERGPRGLQNACSDRNKDRISWSLDTGAGEDEDGDLDRAGLPGPHGDRGPEGPQGKQGERGPSGPPGIQGETGIGLPGPKGDMGFQGRPGPHGPPGVGEPGLPGAQGPQGVQGGKGPQGEGFPGPKGDRGLPGPRGPRGQQGVGIKGEKGELGQPGLPGPTGPIAVGIQGEKGNEGPRGPPGVRGLPGEGLPGLKGDQGLPGEHGAPGETGVGEPGPKGEPGAAGVSGLPGLPGEDGAPGQKGEPGLPGLRGSEGPQGVGTQGEKGDQGVRGIRGLHGPPGVSGPSGPKGERGIPGQQGMPGQQGRSIAGAKGDIGPAGPPGPIGETGHGLPGPKGDRGYPGLPGPAGPKGQGIPGPMGAPGQPGLPGEPGPEGVGFPGPKGDVGFRGLPGLPGPPGEGLQGPLGNVGRPGPPGPTGPQGEGIQGPKGEPGSQGMTGPRGPRGDGPPGEKGDRGLQGERGIKGTKGDMGDPGVPGEMGRPGEKGEPSLTREEIIKLIKEICGCGIKCKERPMELVFVIDSSESVGPENFEIIKDFVTRLVDRTTVGRNATRIGLVLYSLDVHLEFNLARYISKQDIKQTIRKMLYMGEGTYTGTAIRKATQEAFFSARPGVRKVAIVITDGQTDKREPVKLDVAVREAHAANIEMYALGIVNSSDPTQAEFLQELNLIASDPDSEHVYLIDDFNTLTALESKLVSQFCEDENGAFIYNHITNGHRNGNNGLSVSGNNGATTNNYNSYGNNGYIFGNNGYGNSYEEEIQNHRHTKSRGRGDTFTLPISADPLPVQVTEDDDGEDLDLRAHVRGDKHLSRVNKTTFISPGRESSVSKTTVVSSSSSSVSGISSSTLTSSSSSNSNQLQPVVIPVQPGDPRCDLSLDQGTCRDYIIRWYYDKQANACAQFWYGGCGGNGNRYETEDECKKTCVLLRRGG; encoded by the exons ATGTTTCTTACACCACTGCTGCTGGCCACAGCACTTTCCAGCATATGGGCCCAAGACTTTTACCAAGCGAGGAAAACCATCAAGAATTCTGGAGCCAAACCTCTTGCTGCAAATATCTACAATGATCAag CCATCCTTGATGAAGACTGTAGCCTGGAACTTGCCTTCCTGTTGGACAGCTCTGAGAGTGCAAAAGACAATCATGAGGATGAAAAGCAGTTTGCCATGAACATGGTGGACAGACTCCGAGGTGTCCGGCTGCAGACTGGACGCAGCTTGAGTTTGAGAGTTGCTCTGCTGCAGTACAGCAGCCACGTTATCACAGAGCAGACCTTCAGAGATTGGAGAGGAGCAGAGAATTTCAAGACCCAAATAGCCCCAATAGTCTACATTGGGCATGGCACCTACACCACGTACGCCATCACCAACATGACCAAGATTTACCTGGAAGAATCCAGCCCCCACAGCATCAAAGTAGCAGTGCTGCTTACAGATGGTGTTTCCCACCCAAGGAACCCTGACATTTTCTCTGCTGTTGCTGAAGCCAAAAACCAGGGCATCAAGTTCTTCACTTTGGGCATCACCCGAGCAGCCAATGAGCCGGCCAATGTTGCTAATCTCCGCCTCCTTGCCAGCTCCCCTGCTTCTGTCTTTCTCCGTAATTTACAGGATAATAACATAGTCGAAAAAATCTCCACTGAAATT ATTGGCTTAGCTGATgaagat TGCCCAGTGGCTCAGAGATGTGCTTGTGAcaaaggagagagaggacccaGTGGGCCTGCA GGAAAGAAAGGTCGCCCTGGTGATGATGGAGCCCCGGGGCCTAAAGGGCAAAAG GGTGAAGCAGGATTAAGTGGAGTACCCGGGCGAGAGGGTCCAGAG GGAAAACCAGGTTACAGAGGAGATAAG GGTGAGAGGGGTGAATGTGGCACTCCAGGAATCAAAGGAGACAGG GGTCCTGAGGGGTCAATAGGAGAAAGAGGACCCCGAGGCCTGCAG AATGCCTGCAGTGATAGGAATAAAGACAGGATCTCCTGGAGTCTAGACACTGGTGCCGGCGAAGATGAAGATGGAGATTTGGATAGAGCT GGTTTACCAGGACCGCATGGAGACAGGGGACCTGAGGGCCCCCAGGGAAAGCAG GGTGAACGGGGCCCATCCGGCCCTCCAGGAATTCAAGGGGAGACTGGTATTGGGCTTCCTGGACCAAAA GGTGACATGGGATTCCAGGGCAGACCAGGTCCTCATGGTCCTCCAGGAGTGGGTGAACCCGGCCTTCCT GGGGCGCAAGGACCACAAGGTGTTCAAGGGGGAAAAGGACCCCAAGGTGAAGGGTTTCCTGGGCCAAAG GGGGATCGAGGGCTGCCAGGGCCCAGGGGACCGCGGGGACAGCAGGGTGTAGGCATCAAAGGAGAAAAG GGAGAACTGGGCCAACCAGGATTGCCAGGGCCAACTGGACCAATAGCAGTGGGCATACAGGGAGAAAAG ggaaatgaaggaccaAGAGGCCCTCCAGGAGTCAGAGGTCTTCCAGGAGAAGGTCTACCTGGGCTCAAG GGAGACCAAGGTTTACCAGGAGAGCATGGAGCTCCAGGAGAGACAGGTGTTGGTGAACCTGGGCCAAAG GGAGAACCTGGAGCGGCAGGAGTGAGTGGCCTGCCTGGTCTGCCAGGAGAAGATGGAGCTCCAGGGCAGAAG GGTGAGCCTGGTTTGCCTGGTTTAAGAGGTTCTGAGGGGCCACAAGGAGTTGGCACTCAAGGCGAGAAG GGTGACCAGGGTGTTAGGGGCATCCGTGGGTTACATGGACCTCCTGGGGTCTCAGGACCATCTGGACCAAAA GGCGAACGCGGGATACCAGGCCAGCAGGGCATGCCAGGGCAGCAGGGACGGTCCATAGCAGGTGCAAAG GGTGATATTGGTCCCGCTGGCCCACCTGGTCCTATTGGAGAAACAGGCCATGGACTACCTGGTCCAAAG GGTGATCGCGGCTATCCAGGTTTACCAGGTCCTGCTGGCCCAAAAGGCCAAGGCATCCCTGGCCCTATG GGTGCTCCAGGCCAGCCAGGACTACCAGGTGAGCCCGGCCCAGAAGGAGTGGGATTTCCTGGACCTAAG GGAGACGTTGGGTTTAGAGGATTGCCAGGTTTGCCTGGTCCGCCAGGAGAAGGCTTACAGGGACCACTA GGCAATGTTGGAAGGCCAGGTCCTCCAGGCCCAACTGGACCTCAAGGAGAAGGTATTCAAGGTCCAAAG GGTGAGCCAGGATCGCAAGGCATGACTGGGCCTAGAGGGCCTCGGGGAGATGGGCCTCCTGGAGAAAAA GGTGATCGTGGACTACAGGGTGAGAGGGGGATAAAGGGTACAAAAGGAGACATGGGAGATCCTGGAGTCCCTGGTGAAATG GGAAGGCCTGGAGAAAAGGGAGAACCAAGCCTCACT AGAGAAGAAATTATTAAGCTGATCAAAGAAATCTGTG GATGTGGCATCAAGTGCAAGGAAAGGCCAATGGAACTTGTCTTCGTCATTGACAGCTCAGAGAGTGTTGGGCCTGAGAACTTTGAGATCATCAAAGATTTCGTCACAAGGTTAGTGGATCGGACCACAGTTGGCCGCAACGCCACCAGAATTGGCCTGGTCCTCTACAGTCTGGATGTTCATTTAGAATTCAACTTGGCTCGCTACATCAGCAAGCAGGACATCAAGCAGACGATCAGAAAAATGCTTTACATGGGAGAGGGCACTTACACTGGCACTGCAATTAGAAAGGCGACTCAGGAGGCTTTCTTCAGCGCCCGCCCCGGTGTCAGAAAAGTAGCCATCGTCATCACTGATGGTCAAACTGACAAACGAGAGCCTGTCAAGCTTGATGTAGCTGTGCGGGAGGCTCACGCTGCAAACATTGAGATGTACGCCCTGGGAATTGTCAATTCCTCTGATCCAACCCAGGCTGAGTTCTTACAGGAACTCAATCTTATAGCCTCAGACCCAGACAGTGAACACGTGTACCTCATTGATGACTTCAACACGCTAACAG CACTGGAGTCCAAACTTGTCAGCCAGTTCTGTGAAGATGAAAATGGTGCCTTTATTTACAATCACATTACCAATGGACACCGGAATGGTAACAATGGGCTTAGTGTTAGTGGAAATAATGGAGCAACTACTAATAACTATAATAGCTATGGCAACAATGGTTACATTTTTGGAAACAATGGATATGGGAACAGTTATGAAGAAGAAATCCAAAACCATAGACACACCAAGAGCCGTGGCCGTGGAGACACTTTCACACTGCCCATCAGTGCCGATCCTCTTCCTGTTCAG GTAACagaggatgatgatggtgaaGATTTAGATTTAAGGGCTCACGTGCGGGGTGACAAGCATCTGTCTAGAGtcaacaaaacaacatttataTCACCTGGTAGAGAAAGTTCTGTGTCCAAAACAACTGTTgtatcatcttcatcatcatctgtATCTGGAATATCTTCATCAACACTGACTTCAAGTTCCTCCTCAAACTCAAATCAGTTACAGCCTGTGGTGATTCCAGTTCAGCCTGGAG
- the LOC101470035 gene encoding ATP synthase F(1) complex catalytic subunit beta, mitochondrial, translating to MLGALGRCCIGSLQALKPGFSSLKTIPGRNAALYSSRGYAAPAAQASLANGRIVAVIGAVVDVQFDEGLPPILNALEVAGRESRLVLEVAQHLGENTVRTIAMDGTEGLVRGQKVLDTGAPIRIPVGPETLGRIMNVIGEPIDERGPISTKQTAPIHAEAPEFTDMSVEQEILVTGIKVVDLLAPYAKGGKIGLFGGAGVGKTVLIMELINNVAKAHGGYSVFAGVGERTREGNDLYHEMIESGVINLKDTTSKVALVYGQMNEPPGARARVALTGLTVAEYFRDQEGQDVLLFIDNIFRFTQAGSEVSALLGRIPSAVGYQPTLATDMGTMQERITTTKKGSITSVQAIYVPADDLTDPAPATTFAHLDATTVLSRAIAELGIYPAVDPLDSTSRIMDPNIVGSEHYDVARGVQKILQDYKSLQDIIAILGMDELSEEDKLTVARARKIQRFLSQPFQVAEVFTGHLGKLVPLKETIKGFKSILGGEYDALPEQAFYMVGPIEEVVQKAEKLAEEHA from the exons ATGTTGGGTGCCTTGGGACGGTGCTGCATCGGGTCTCTGCAGGCTCTGAAGCCTGGCTTCAGCTCTCTGAAGACAATCCCCGGGAGAAATGCGGCTCTCTATTCCa GCAGGGGTTATGCTGCCCCAGCTGCTCAGGCTTCGCTGGCCAATGGCCGGATAGTAGCTGTGATTGGTGCTGTGGTGGATGTCCAGTTTGATGAGGGCCTGCCTCCCATTCTCAATGCCCTGGAGGTGGCAGGCCGCGAGAGCCGGCTGGTGCTGGAGGTGGCACAGCATCTCG GTGAAAACACAGTCAGAACCATCGCCATGGACGGTACTGAGGGTCTGGTCCGTGGTCAGAAGGTTCTTGACACTGGAGCTCCCATTCGGATTCCCGTGGGCCCCGAGACCTTGGGCAGGATTATGAATGTCATCGGAGAACCCATTGATGAGAGGGGTCCAATTAGTACAAAGCA GACTGCTCCTATTCATGCTGAAGCCCCTGAGTTCACTGACATGAGTGTGGAGCAGGAGATCCTGGTGACTGGCATCAAAGTGGTAGATCTGCTGGCACCCTACGCCAAGGGTGGAAAGATCG GTCTGTTTGGTGGTGCTGGTGTTGGCAAGACTGTGTTGATTATGGAGCTGATCAACAATGTGGCGAAGGCTCACGGTGGTTACTCTGTGTTTGCTGGAGTGGGCGAGAGAACCCGCGAAGGAAATGACTTGTACCATGAGATGATTGAGTCTGGTGTCATTAACCTGAAGGACACGACCTCAAAG GTGGCACTGGTGTACGGTCAGATGAACGAGCCTCCAGGTGCTCGTGCGAGAGTTGCCCTGACCGGTTTGACTGTTGCAGAATACTTCCGCGATCAGGAGGGACAGGACGTGCTCCTCTTTATTGACAACATCTTTAGGTTTACCCAGGCTGGATCAGAG GTGTCTGCTCTGTTGGGTCGTATCCCTTCTGCCGTGGGTTACCAGCCAACACTGGCCACTGATATGGGTACAATGCAGGAGAGAATCACCACCACTAAGAAAGGCTCCATCACCTCAGTACAA GCTATTTATGTGCCTGCTGATGACTTGACTGACCCCGCTCCAGCTACCACTTTTGCTCACTTGGATGCGACAACCGTGCTGTCCCGCGCTATCGCCGAGCTTGGTATCTATCCTGCTGTGGATCCCCTAGATTCAACTTCCCGCATCATGGACCCCAATATTGTTGGTTCTGAACACTACGATGTTGCCCGTGGTGTGCAGAAAATTCTTCAG gacTATAAGTCATTACAGGACATCATTGCTATCCTTGGTATGGATGAATTGTCTGAGGAGGACAAGTTAACTGTAGCACGTGCACGCAAGATCCAGCGTTTCCTGTCTCAGCCCTTCCAGGTAGCTGAAGTCTTTACCGGTCATTTGGGCAAGCTGGTCCCTCTGAAGGAAACAATCAAAGGCTTTAAGAGCATTCTAGGAG gTGAATATGATGCCTTGCCAGAACAGGCTTTCTACATGGTGGGCCCCATTGAAGAAGTAGTCCAAAAGGCTGAGAAACTGGCCGAGGAACATGCGTAA